The DNA window ACCTATTATCCAGGCGAACACTTTTGAAACCCTTACCGGAGTTGCCTGATGCCCGAAGTTTCCGATACCGCACCTGATTTCACCTTGCCCCGGGATGGTGGTGGTACGGTCAGCCTGTCTGATTTGCGGGGCGATCTTGTTGTCCTGTTCTTTTATCCCCGCGATGATACCCCGGGGTGCACCAAGGAATCCATTGGCTTTTCGCAGCAGTTGCAAGCCTTTGCCGATGCGGGGGCTCAAGTCTTTGGCATTTCCAAGGACAGCGTGGCAAAGCACGACAAATTTGTCGCCAAGCATGACCTGACCACGCCGCTTTTGTCCGATGAGCACAGCACCATGTGCGAGGACTATGGCGTGTGGAAGGAAAAAAGCATGTACGGCAAGAAATTCCTTGGCATCGAGCG is part of the Falsiruegeria litorea R37 genome and encodes:
- a CDS encoding peroxiredoxin, giving the protein MPEVSDTAPDFTLPRDGGGTVSLSDLRGDLVVLFFYPRDDTPGCTKESIGFSQQLQAFADAGAQVFGISKDSVAKHDKFVAKHDLTTPLLSDEHSTMCEDYGVWKEKSMYGKKFLGIERSTFVVDREGKIAQVWRKVKVPGHVDEVLEAVKAL